Part of the bacterium genome, GATCTTCGACATGCGCCCGCCGGAGAGCGGGCTCACGATGAACATATGCGCGGTGGCGGGATTCGCCTCCATCGGGCGCTGTTGCGCGCCCAGTTCGAGCTTGCGCAGCGCCGAGACCAGCGGACTGGGATCGCCCATGATGCGCGCGGCCCCGGCGTCGGCTTCGAACTCGCGCGAGCGCGAGATGGCCATCTGCACCAGCGTCGCGGCCAGACCCGCGACTATCGAGGCCAGGAGCACGAACAGGATGTTTCCACCGCCACCCTCGCCGTCGCGCGAATAGCCGCCAAACATCGCACCCCAGCGCGCCATGCTACCCAGCATGGCAATCGCGCCGGCGATCGTGGCCGCGATTGACCCGATCAGGATGTCGCGGTGTTTCACGTGCGAGAGTTCGTGCGCGATCACACCCGAGAGCTCGGCGCGGTTCATGGTCTGCAGCAGACCTTCGGTGACCGCGACCACTGCGTGCTCGGGGTTTCGACCGGTGGCAAAGGCGTTTAGCGAAGACGTGGGAATCATATAGACCTTGGGCATGGGCAAGGAGGCGCGCTGCGCCATGTCGGCCACGATTCCGTAGAGCTGGGGCGACTGGGCCTCACTGACTTCCTGTGCCTTGTACATCTTGAGCACGAGCTTGTCGCTGAACCAGTAGCTGAAGAGGTTCATCGCGAGCGCGAAGCCAAACGCGATGATCATGCCCTGCTGGCCGCCGAGCAGGCCACCGACCAACACGAAGCCAACACTCAGGGCAGTCAACAGAAAAACGGTTCTCAGATTGTTCATGCAGTTCCTAATTCTCGACAGGATGGTTT contains:
- the htpX gene encoding zinc metalloprotease HtpX; protein product: MNNLRTVFLLTALSVGFVLVGGLLGGQQGMIIAFGFALAMNLFSYWFSDKLVLKMYKAQEVSEAQSPQLYGIVADMAQRASLPMPKVYMIPTSSLNAFATGRNPEHAVVAVTEGLLQTMNRAELSGVIAHELSHVKHRDILIGSIAATIAGAIAMLGSMARWGAMFGGYSRDGEGGGGNILFVLLASIVAGLAATLVQMAISRSREFEADAGAARIMGDPSPLVSALRKLELGAQQRPMEANPATAHMFIVSPLSGGRMSKIFSTHPSTDERVARLQELTGLVSVPGPM